One segment of Candidatus Manganitrophus noduliformans DNA contains the following:
- a CDS encoding sigma-54-dependent transcriptional regulator, which yields MENGRILIVEDDPRYAKLYRDALRSSGYAIEVAKEPSAGLRALQERPPDLVLLDLTFDGTPQGGLDFISCALEDRSDLSIITISAQSDSAMINKAIELGAVDYIVKDHSLYELLPFRINQALKRMRLEKLIQTQIDLHNGFAFGPGRVIVGKSPKMYQVYALIEKVAWSRSTVLILGESGTGKELVAQAIHARKGSNAPFISIDCGSVPETILESELFGVKAHYPGFHNRESLIGKLEAAKEGTFLLDEIGNMSIGLQAKLLRVLEERKFRPLGGEELVLRAQVISSTNIDFRSAIESGRFREDLYFRLNEVRIVLPPLRDRREDIPLLVRHLLDQFRSQTGRAVEVLPQALDKLIAYDWPGNVRELSKTLHRALMTCQSQYLAPKHIDLLLAGGMRPEEAGDASKIDPDTVTLATVGKYKKLVQEYQKTLLTSALERADGNQSEAARLLGLNRTHFIRLLNRYDLTKSGDVE from the coding sequence ATGGAGAACGGCCGGATTCTGATCGTTGAGGACGATCCTCGTTACGCCAAACTTTACCGCGACGCCCTTCGATCAAGCGGTTACGCGATCGAGGTTGCGAAAGAGCCTTCGGCCGGGCTGCGCGCGCTTCAGGAGAGGCCACCGGACTTGGTGCTTCTCGATCTGACGTTCGACGGGACACCTCAGGGAGGCCTGGACTTCATCTCCTGCGCGTTGGAGGATCGGTCCGATCTTTCGATCATTACCATCAGCGCCCAGAGCGACAGTGCGATGATCAACAAGGCGATCGAATTGGGAGCGGTCGATTATATCGTCAAAGATCATTCTCTCTATGAACTCCTTCCCTTCAGAATCAATCAGGCTTTGAAGAGAATGCGCCTGGAAAAGCTGATTCAGACCCAGATCGATCTTCATAACGGATTTGCCTTCGGTCCCGGCAGGGTGATCGTCGGAAAATCTCCCAAGATGTATCAGGTCTACGCGCTGATCGAAAAGGTCGCATGGAGCCGTTCTACGGTGTTGATTCTGGGAGAAAGCGGAACCGGAAAGGAACTCGTCGCGCAGGCTATCCATGCGCGGAAAGGATCCAACGCGCCGTTTATCTCGATCGATTGTGGGTCGGTTCCGGAAACTATCTTGGAAAGTGAGCTTTTCGGGGTGAAGGCACATTACCCCGGATTCCATAACAGAGAGTCGCTGATCGGAAAATTGGAAGCCGCGAAGGAAGGAACATTCCTGCTGGATGAAATCGGGAACATGAGTATCGGGCTTCAGGCGAAGCTGCTGAGGGTACTGGAAGAGAGAAAATTCAGACCGCTTGGAGGAGAGGAGCTTGTTCTCCGTGCGCAGGTCATCTCCTCGACGAATATCGATTTCAGGTCCGCGATCGAATCGGGGAGGTTTCGGGAAGATCTCTATTTTCGTTTGAACGAGGTGCGGATTGTATTGCCCCCTCTGCGGGACCGTCGTGAAGATATCCCGCTGTTGGTCCGTCACCTCCTGGATCAATTCCGGTCTCAAACGGGGAGAGCGGTCGAGGTGCTCCCGCAAGCGCTGGATAAGCTGATCGCCTATGATTGGCCGGGAAACGTCCGGGAATTGTCCAAGACCCTCCATCGGGCGCTGATGACCTGCCAGTCACAATATCTGGCGCCCAAGCATATCGATCTTTTACTCGCGGGCGGGATGCGACCGGAGGAGGCAGGGGACGCATCGAAAATAGATCCGGACACAGTCACTCTCGCGACCGTCGGTAAGTACAAGAAACTGGTTCAGGAATATCAAAAGACATTATTGACATCCGCCCTCGAAAGGGCTGATGGCAATCAATCCGAGGCCGCAAGACTCCTGGGCCTCAACAGAACCCACTTCATCCGATTATTGAACAGGTATGATCTCACGAAATCGGGGGACGTGGAGTGA
- a CDS encoding ATP-binding protein has translation MIGLKYGFLAFATVVSFSTAVLIFKHRRPKGPHAALSLGSFFTSGYLVILLLIERDLDSGVPPVPWLNLFQGLIGLIVSLSVVVAAVLPQAYAKFRRAILPFSVLGFVISAISLSAPLYSDTLVVRRYSELFFKSAFSLIFDLYVFAGQCFVLAIIAFQYRICRSEEIPSLDKRIVRTLARWVGLRGALFWISIWLLIQIHEEGASEKWFVFLNAGGSLITMGIFIHLVIRHRAFDIETVVHKTASWLIVSSVPLVALIWGAAWLRPWLVEYPDSTWGMWIGGISFAAALYLYIAQPFVDQLFDRRKYDLQKTLDQVIAELAVLQELQPMSQKILREVGRVLSVESAEVLLLNSRSESPRRAAEWNGPMEKIGPVPLVVWERLQEGSVVQIASSRFARPEEEEVPATAWLKEHHFALCLPLIQKGELLGTIALGRKRNMKRFSRREVDFLSRIGAASTIAFSNSLLLEQVRNLDRQKTEFLSDVVHELRGPLLGMASIAEGILAHHGTAAPENQRRLIEDIRLTALDMKDLVDHLLDLSKIEMGVMTYDFREIELESVVRLAVDLAGGAITSKGLELAVQMDEPLPMVKGDKSRIRQCVTNLLSNAVKYTDHGTILVSCAKAEGGVQVVVEDTGRGMSQEEIRSLFTRYRRGDQVSGIEGSGLGLALTKEIVEAHRGRIDVESEAGQGTRISIFLPENQPEALQSDPAPPTGRAADPNGKRTELTNGTKGSLPRAVMGQGETLLIADDSEIDRDVLQSFFEANGYRIVTAANGREALRRIREEVPDLIITDMIMPNLSGPQLCRMLKDNLNTASIPIIMVTARDNLGEMAFDFELGADDYAPKPCNLKELSLRVAMLLRINRIRNDLETARSRLIEMELIASSSGTLVHAIKVPLALIQNYVKIVRSEFVSGNPEEAHEGLSHISEAAEDIAGILHGLRRAHIDPPKMVRVDLAEVVEACISDRTEEISKPSYRIVKRYGENIPRVQGDQAQLGMAFANLIANAFDAMPDGGTLEVILSMAGREGVEIKIRDSGAGIPETVRKNLFKPFITTKAHGTGLGLWTAKRVIENNHGGELSLASIPGAGTAAIVRLPLVGRMKTDHQKEVIEHGERPDSDR, from the coding sequence ATGATTGGGTTGAAGTATGGGTTTCTCGCATTTGCGACCGTAGTCTCCTTCTCCACGGCGGTTTTGATCTTCAAGCACCGCCGTCCAAAAGGGCCGCATGCCGCCCTCTCCCTCGGCAGCTTTTTCACGTCCGGCTATCTCGTCATCCTGCTGCTGATTGAGCGGGATCTCGATTCAGGGGTGCCCCCCGTTCCCTGGCTGAATCTCTTTCAGGGATTGATCGGTCTGATCGTCTCCCTCTCCGTGGTCGTGGCTGCCGTCCTTCCACAGGCTTACGCGAAGTTTCGGAGGGCGATACTTCCTTTTTCCGTGTTGGGCTTTGTGATCTCCGCAATTTCTCTGTCCGCGCCATTGTACTCCGATACGCTCGTCGTCCGACGCTATTCGGAGCTCTTTTTCAAGTCGGCGTTCTCTCTGATCTTCGATCTCTATGTTTTTGCGGGCCAGTGTTTTGTTCTGGCGATCATCGCGTTTCAATACCGGATCTGCCGTTCCGAGGAAATCCCCTCTCTCGATAAACGGATCGTCAGAACCCTCGCCCGGTGGGTGGGTCTCCGGGGGGCCCTCTTCTGGATCAGTATTTGGCTGCTGATTCAGATTCATGAGGAAGGGGCTTCGGAGAAATGGTTTGTCTTTCTGAATGCCGGCGGGAGCCTGATCACGATGGGGATCTTCATTCATCTCGTGATCCGCCATCGGGCATTCGATATCGAGACCGTCGTCCACAAAACGGCGAGCTGGTTGATCGTCTCGTCGGTTCCCCTCGTCGCCCTGATCTGGGGCGCGGCCTGGTTGAGGCCCTGGTTGGTAGAATATCCAGACTCGACATGGGGGATGTGGATCGGAGGAATCAGCTTCGCCGCGGCGCTCTATCTGTACATCGCGCAGCCCTTTGTCGATCAACTCTTCGACCGGCGCAAGTACGACCTTCAAAAAACGCTCGATCAGGTCATCGCCGAATTGGCGGTCCTTCAAGAGCTTCAGCCGATGTCGCAGAAGATACTGAGAGAGGTAGGGAGGGTCCTCTCTGTCGAGTCGGCGGAGGTATTGCTTCTCAACTCCCGGAGCGAGTCTCCGCGACGGGCCGCCGAATGGAATGGACCGATGGAGAAGATCGGGCCGGTCCCGCTGGTCGTTTGGGAGAGGCTCCAGGAGGGATCGGTTGTTCAGATCGCATCTTCCCGGTTCGCGCGTCCGGAGGAGGAAGAGGTTCCGGCAACGGCGTGGCTGAAAGAGCATCATTTTGCGCTCTGTCTTCCTCTGATCCAGAAGGGGGAGCTTCTCGGCACCATCGCCCTGGGAAGAAAGCGCAATATGAAAAGATTTTCCCGGAGGGAGGTCGACTTTCTCTCGCGGATCGGCGCGGCGTCGACGATCGCCTTTTCGAATTCCCTGCTTCTGGAACAGGTCCGGAATCTTGACCGCCAGAAGACCGAATTTCTTTCCGACGTGGTCCATGAGCTGCGGGGACCCCTCCTCGGCATGGCTAGCATCGCCGAGGGGATTCTGGCACACCACGGGACTGCGGCACCGGAAAATCAAAGACGACTGATCGAAGACATCAGACTGACGGCGCTCGACATGAAAGATCTCGTCGATCATTTGCTCGATCTGAGCAAAATCGAGATGGGGGTAATGACATATGACTTCCGCGAAATCGAATTAGAGAGCGTCGTCCGTCTCGCCGTGGACCTGGCCGGGGGCGCGATCACATCGAAGGGGCTGGAGCTGGCGGTTCAGATGGACGAACCTCTTCCGATGGTGAAAGGGGACAAGTCGCGGATCCGTCAATGCGTGACGAACCTCCTCTCGAATGCGGTCAAATACACAGATCACGGCACGATCCTGGTCTCTTGCGCGAAGGCCGAAGGAGGGGTCCAGGTTGTCGTCGAAGACACCGGCCGGGGAATGAGTCAGGAGGAGATCCGGAGCCTCTTCACAAGGTACCGGAGAGGGGATCAGGTCAGCGGCATCGAAGGGAGCGGCCTCGGACTCGCACTGACGAAAGAGATTGTCGAGGCCCACCGGGGACGGATCGATGTGGAAAGCGAGGCCGGTCAAGGGACCCGGATTTCGATTTTCCTTCCGGAGAATCAGCCGGAAGCGCTTCAATCGGATCCGGCGCCACCCACCGGAAGAGCGGCCGATCCGAACGGCAAACGGACGGAATTAACGAATGGGACGAAGGGGTCCCTCCCCAGGGCGGTCATGGGCCAGGGTGAAACCCTCCTGATCGCGGACGATTCGGAGATCGACCGGGATGTTCTTCAATCGTTCTTCGAAGCCAACGGATACCGTATTGTAACAGCGGCGAACGGAAGGGAGGCGCTTCGACGGATTCGTGAGGAGGTTCCGGATCTGATCATCACCGATATGATCATGCCGAACCTCAGCGGGCCGCAGCTTTGCCGGATGCTGAAGGATAATCTTAACACGGCGTCCATTCCGATCATCATGGTGACGGCACGCGATAACCTCGGAGAGATGGCGTTCGACTTTGAGTTGGGCGCCGACGATTATGCTCCGAAGCCCTGCAATCTTAAAGAGCTGTCGTTGCGGGTCGCGATGCTGCTCCGAATCAACCGCATCCGGAATGACCTCGAGACGGCGAGATCCCGCCTGATCGAAATGGAATTGATCGCCAGCTCGTCCGGAACGCTCGTTCACGCGATCAAGGTTCCGCTTGCTCTGATCCAGAACTACGTCAAGATCGTCCGGTCCGAATTTGTTTCTGGAAATCCCGAAGAGGCGCACGAGGGGCTTTCCCATATCAGTGAAGCCGCTGAGGACATCGCCGGAATCCTCCATGGGCTCCGAAGGGCCCACATCGATCCGCCGAAAATGGTCAGGGTTGACCTGGCCGAGGTCGTCGAAGCCTGTATCTCGGACCGGACGGAAGAAATAAGTAAACCCAGCTACCGTATCGTAAAGCGATACGGCGAGAATATTCCCCGCGTGCAAGGAGACCAGGCCCAGCTCGGGATGGCATTCGCGAATCTTATCGCGAACGCATTCGATGCGATGCCGGACGGGGGTACGTTGGAGGTAATCCTTTCAATGGCCGGTCGGGAAGGCGTGGAAATCAAAATCCGCGACTCAGGAGCCGGCATTCCCGAGACTGTCCGAAAAAATCTTTTCAAGCCCTTCATCACGACGAAGGCGCACGGAACCGGTCTTGGACTCTGGACTGCGAAAAGGGTGATTGAAAACAATCACGGAGGCGAATTATCGTTGGCATCCATCCCGGGAGCCGGAACGGCCGCGATCGTGAGGCTCCCGCTGGTCGGCCGGATGAAGACCGATCATCAAAAAGAGGTCATTGAACATGGAGAACGGCCGGATTCTGATCGTTGA
- a CDS encoding glycosyltransferase, giving the protein MVWTILATVVVGIWSYALILLWQIRSAVPYLRNQPDVFLDVAESRNSSRWPRVTVVAAARNEERSIEGAVRSWFGSDYPNLNVVVVNDRSTDRTAEILADLNNHYPSLKVHHVTELPEGWLGKTHALHLGASDMKSEWLLFTDADVTFHPKAIRKAVVFLETHRLDHITCTPDSKGGTWASKGLLSIFAASLLLYFRPHKILSPESSATAGIGAFNLVKTSVYRQIGGHLEIALCTGDDLKLGKLVKLNHFRQMMLFGNGMISVPWYKNVPEAARALEKNLFTAFNYSLPTAFFASACAFIAFFAPYIGIFFASGFQEISFAAAIAAQLAIFRYMGRLTGVPMTAALSVPLNAMSIFYCVMRSIYMAKKRGGIMWRDNLYPLAELREKGKI; this is encoded by the coding sequence ATGGTGTGGACAATCCTGGCCACAGTAGTCGTCGGCATCTGGTCTTACGCGCTGATCCTTCTTTGGCAGATCCGGTCGGCGGTTCCTTATCTAAGAAACCAGCCCGATGTGTTTCTGGACGTGGCTGAATCAAGGAATTCAAGCCGATGGCCGCGGGTTACCGTCGTGGCTGCTGCAAGGAATGAAGAGCGGTCGATCGAGGGCGCCGTCCGATCCTGGTTCGGGAGCGATTATCCGAATCTAAATGTCGTCGTGGTCAACGATCGGTCCACCGACAGAACAGCCGAGATCCTGGCGGACCTCAATAACCATTATCCTTCCCTGAAGGTTCATCATGTGACCGAGTTGCCGGAGGGCTGGCTTGGGAAGACGCATGCTCTGCACCTTGGCGCGTCCGATATGAAATCGGAGTGGCTCCTTTTCACCGATGCCGATGTGACCTTTCATCCGAAGGCCATTCGGAAAGCGGTCGTATTTTTGGAAACTCACCGCCTGGATCATATCACCTGTACTCCGGATTCCAAGGGGGGCACCTGGGCATCGAAAGGATTGCTGAGCATCTTTGCGGCGAGTCTCCTCCTTTATTTCCGGCCCCACAAGATACTCTCTCCGGAAAGCAGCGCAACGGCCGGCATCGGGGCCTTCAACCTCGTGAAGACATCGGTCTACCGCCAGATCGGAGGACATCTAGAGATCGCCCTCTGCACGGGCGACGACCTGAAGCTTGGGAAGCTGGTCAAGCTGAACCATTTCAGACAGATGATGCTCTTCGGGAACGGAATGATCTCCGTGCCCTGGTATAAGAATGTTCCCGAGGCGGCCCGCGCTCTGGAGAAGAATCTCTTCACTGCTTTCAATTACAGCCTCCCGACCGCATTTTTTGCGTCGGCTTGCGCCTTTATCGCGTTTTTCGCCCCGTACATTGGGATATTCTTCGCGTCAGGATTTCAAGAGATTTCGTTCGCGGCGGCCATTGCGGCGCAACTTGCCATTTTCAGGTACATGGGGCGGCTTACCGGCGTTCCAATGACGGCGGCCCTCTCCGTTCCGCTCAATGCAATGTCAATCTTCTACTGTGTGATGCGTTCTATTTACATGGCGAAAAAACGGGGTGGAATCATGTGGCGGGATAACCTCTATCCGTTGGCAGAATTGCGCGAAAAGGGGAAGATCTGA
- a CDS encoding OmpP1/FadL family transporter, translated as MFTQRIGLKRAHKCQVSPIGMIVAISIIANSNKESIPLGEDIEMLQSRLLSCALAVVTALSFFDQVWASGFAIYDHGAKEQAQGNAVVATVDTPAAVFYNPSRLEVLDGANAEVGVSAGRSVLRFDSDLSGENIEVSSTPLVPYAFYSYQISNKMTLGAGLYSSMGNRIDYPNDWEGRFLVTSSEFKQVNFALSAGVRISDRTAVGLSVGMARSTIELENRIDLTPFTLPGEGSARLTAEGYGAYGILGVHHDFGPRFGIGAVYTTPMKISYDGHASYSVPAPLTPLFPNGGADTSLTVPQSAVVGAAWRFSPDWVAEVDVQWVDWNELEEQKIEFERTTAVVRDTSIPYRLKSTWTYRVGTLYRISDTSQWRAGYAFDPSASRNSGMSPILPDVDNHTFTVGYGYKKGSWNLDGFLAYNYGAPRKVNNSLPRMPEHRGTYQSQTIGGGVSVTYSF; from the coding sequence ATGTTTACCCAGCGTATAGGTCTTAAACGAGCGCATAAATGTCAGGTCTCCCCAATTGGTATGATCGTTGCTATTTCAATCATCGCTAATAGTAATAAGGAGTCTATTCCTTTGGGGGAGGATATTGAAATGCTCCAATCAAGATTGCTTTCGTGCGCTTTAGCAGTCGTAACAGCGCTTTCGTTTTTCGATCAGGTGTGGGCGTCGGGATTTGCCATCTACGATCATGGGGCGAAGGAACAAGCGCAAGGGAACGCAGTGGTCGCTACAGTCGACACTCCCGCCGCTGTGTTCTATAATCCCAGTCGGTTGGAGGTACTCGACGGCGCTAATGCGGAGGTCGGCGTCTCAGCCGGGAGATCTGTTCTCCGGTTCGACAGCGACTTGAGTGGAGAGAACATCGAAGTTTCATCGACACCACTCGTTCCTTATGCCTTCTATTCCTATCAAATCAGCAACAAAATGACTCTGGGAGCGGGTCTGTATTCCTCCATGGGGAACCGCATCGATTATCCAAATGATTGGGAAGGTCGGTTCCTGGTGACCTCATCGGAGTTCAAACAAGTCAATTTCGCTCTTTCGGCCGGAGTGAGGATTTCAGATCGCACTGCTGTTGGTTTAAGCGTCGGGATGGCGCGATCTACGATCGAGCTGGAAAATCGGATTGATTTGACCCCCTTCACTCTCCCGGGCGAAGGGTCCGCTCGCCTGACGGCGGAGGGATATGGGGCATACGGTATCTTGGGTGTTCATCATGATTTCGGGCCCAGATTCGGCATCGGGGCGGTCTATACCACGCCGATGAAAATCTCATATGACGGTCATGCGAGTTACTCTGTGCCCGCTCCGTTGACCCCGCTGTTCCCGAACGGGGGTGCGGACACGAGCTTGACGGTTCCACAGTCAGCGGTGGTCGGCGCAGCCTGGCGATTTAGTCCCGATTGGGTCGCGGAGGTGGACGTCCAGTGGGTCGATTGGAATGAATTGGAAGAACAGAAGATCGAATTCGAACGGACGACCGCCGTAGTCCGCGACACGTCGATTCCGTATCGGCTGAAAAGTACATGGACCTATCGTGTCGGTACCCTGTACCGGATCAGCGACACCTCCCAATGGCGGGCAGGATACGCCTTCGACCCAAGCGCTTCCAGAAATTCAGGAATGAGCCCGATCCTGCCGGATGTGGACAACCATACCTTCACGGTCGGTTATGGATATAAAAAGGGAAGCTGGAATCTCGACGGCTTTTTAGCATATAACTATGGTGCGCCGCGCAAGGTCAACAATTCCTTGCCGCGAATGCCGGAACACCGGGGAACATACCAATCCCAGACCATCGGAGGCGGAGTTTCAGTCACCTATTCATTCTGA